A single region of the Variovorax paradoxus genome encodes:
- a CDS encoding formimidoylglutamate deiminase: protein MTRTLFAADALLPAGWAKNVLLSWNDAGQLTQVQSAAQPAAGAQVANGPVIPGMPNLHSHAFQRAFAGLTEHRAEQHDSFWSWRTLMYRFAARLGPQHMEAIATWLYAEMLEAGYTSVCEFQYVHHDTDGRPYADDATLSLALLRAAQKVGIGFTLLPVLYQTSGFGGLPPNDGQRRFIRSTGSMLRLLDALKPVCDAQGARLGLAPHSLRAVPPDALREAVAGLEAIDPGAPIHIHIAEQTKEVDDCVAWSGQRPVAWLLDHAPVDARWCLVHATHMDMAEYERGAKSGAVAGLCPTTEANLGDGIFDFSAWRHHGGAWGVGSDSHATVNAAEELLMLEYSQRLGKRQRNVGATAAQPHVATALTLEAVRGGAQAAGRPVGGLAVGQQADFVVLDAAQLALQGLAAPDMLSSHVFASHRTSAIDAVWVAGRPRVQAGRHALHNEAAAAFVAARGQLLLEN from the coding sequence ATGACACGCACGCTTTTCGCGGCCGATGCATTGCTGCCTGCCGGATGGGCGAAGAACGTCCTGCTGTCGTGGAACGATGCCGGCCAGCTCACCCAGGTGCAGTCCGCGGCCCAGCCTGCCGCCGGTGCGCAGGTGGCAAACGGCCCCGTGATCCCCGGCATGCCCAACCTGCATTCGCACGCCTTCCAGCGCGCCTTCGCAGGCCTCACCGAACACCGCGCCGAGCAGCACGACAGCTTCTGGAGCTGGCGCACGCTGATGTACCGCTTTGCCGCGCGCCTCGGGCCGCAGCACATGGAAGCCATTGCCACCTGGCTCTATGCCGAAATGCTCGAAGCCGGCTACACCAGCGTGTGCGAATTTCAGTACGTGCATCACGACACCGACGGCCGCCCCTATGCGGACGACGCGACGCTCAGCCTCGCGCTGCTGCGCGCCGCGCAAAAAGTGGGCATCGGTTTTACGCTGCTGCCTGTGCTCTATCAGACCAGCGGCTTCGGCGGCCTGCCGCCCAACGACGGGCAGCGCCGCTTCATCCGATCGACCGGCTCGATGCTGCGCCTGCTCGATGCGCTCAAGCCCGTGTGCGATGCACAGGGTGCGCGGCTGGGCCTTGCGCCGCACTCGCTGCGCGCCGTGCCGCCCGATGCATTGCGCGAAGCGGTGGCCGGCCTCGAAGCCATCGATCCCGGCGCGCCGATTCACATCCACATTGCCGAGCAGACCAAGGAGGTCGACGATTGCGTGGCCTGGAGCGGCCAGCGCCCCGTGGCATGGCTGCTCGACCATGCGCCGGTCGATGCGCGTTGGTGCCTGGTGCATGCCACGCACATGGACATGGCCGAATACGAGCGCGGCGCAAAGAGCGGCGCGGTGGCGGGCTTGTGCCCGACCACCGAAGCCAACCTTGGCGACGGCATCTTCGACTTTTCGGCATGGCGCCACCACGGCGGCGCCTGGGGCGTGGGCTCCGACAGCCATGCCACCGTGAACGCGGCCGAAGAGCTGCTGATGCTCGAATACAGCCAGCGCCTCGGCAAGCGGCAGCGCAACGTCGGTGCCACCGCGGCCCAGCCGCACGTGGCCACCGCGCTCACCCTCGAAGCGGTGCGCGGCGGCGCGCAGGCGGCGGGCCGGCCCGTCGGCGGGCTTGCGGTCGGGCAGCAAGCCGATTTCGTCGTGCTCGATGCCGCGCAACTCGCGCTGCAGGGCCTCGCCGCGCCCGACATGCTGTCGTCGCACGTCTTTGCCAGCCACCGCACGTCGGCCATCGATGCCGTGTGGGTGGCGGGCCGGCCGCGCGTGCAGGCGGGCCGCCATGCATTGCACAACGAGGCCGCCGCCGCGTTCGTCGCCGCGCGCGGCCAGCTTCTTCTGGAAAATTGA